The proteins below are encoded in one region of Gemmatimonadales bacterium:
- a CDS encoding 1-acyl-sn-glycerol-3-phosphate acyltransferase — translation MTLTAWLLFAVAALLAGGLALWTTRATGAVVRARFRRWARHTVRDFQARIARFKLVSRRAIHDELILDPVVTAAMREHMKEKKISELDVRVRVEHYIDEILPFFNVLSYYKLGYNLAKLTLNLLYKVTIEYQDDEALNRIPRKDVVVYLMNHRSNADYVVVAYVLARGVAVSYAVGEWARVWPLETVFKSFGSYFIRRRYKEPLYHAVLQRYIQLITRHGVTQGIFLEGGLSRDGKFRPAKIGLLDYIVGTVRDEGFDRDIWFVPVAINYDRTLEDRSLIRECLDESLREPRRKQLFAVTNYLFFNTVRFLTGRLKRYGRAAVNFGTPLSLKNWLARQDGDVLGLVRAERLPHVQRLADEVLERIKGVIPVTPVALASAALLSFERDTVPLTDVLERMQDYRDHLLETNSKVVRADREIAETWERARLMFRMRRTVLVEGATVVVMPRQRPLLEYYANSIRHFLPAHPRSEGLMTPAFDTGEIEVAYKLKPPPAPPARAG, via the coding sequence GTGACCCTCACTGCCTGGCTCCTCTTCGCCGTCGCCGCTCTCCTGGCCGGCGGTCTGGCCCTGTGGACCACCCGCGCCACCGGGGCCGTGGTGCGCGCCCGCTTCCGCCGCTGGGCCCGCCACACCGTCCGCGACTTCCAGGCCCGCATCGCCCGCTTCAAGCTGGTCTCCCGCCGCGCCATCCACGACGAGTTGATCCTCGACCCCGTCGTCACCGCCGCGATGCGCGAGCACATGAAAGAGAAGAAGATCAGCGAGCTCGACGTGCGGGTCCGCGTCGAGCACTACATCGACGAGATACTCCCCTTCTTCAACGTCCTCTCCTACTACAAGCTCGGCTACAACCTCGCCAAGCTGACGCTCAACCTGCTCTACAAGGTGACCATCGAGTACCAGGACGACGAGGCGCTGAACCGCATCCCAAGAAAAGACGTCGTCGTCTACCTGATGAACCACCGCTCCAACGCCGACTACGTCGTCGTCGCCTACGTGCTGGCCCGGGGCGTCGCGGTGAGCTACGCGGTGGGCGAGTGGGCGCGCGTCTGGCCGCTCGAGACAGTCTTCAAGTCGTTCGGCTCCTACTTCATCCGCCGCCGCTACAAGGAGCCGCTCTACCACGCCGTGCTCCAGCGTTACATCCAGCTCATCACCCGCCACGGCGTCACCCAGGGGATCTTCCTGGAGGGCGGCCTCTCGCGCGACGGGAAGTTCCGGCCCGCCAAGATCGGTCTCCTCGACTACATCGTGGGGACCGTGCGCGACGAGGGATTCGACCGCGACATCTGGTTCGTGCCGGTCGCCATCAACTACGACCGTACGCTGGAGGATCGGTCACTCATCCGCGAGTGCCTCGACGAGTCACTCCGCGAGCCGCGCCGCAAGCAGCTCTTCGCCGTGACCAACTACCTCTTCTTCAACACCGTGCGCTTCCTCACCGGACGGCTGAAGCGCTACGGGCGCGCCGCGGTCAACTTCGGCACACCGCTCTCCCTCAAGAACTGGCTCGCGAGGCAGGACGGCGACGTGCTCGGACTGGTCAGGGCGGAGCGGCTGCCGCACGTGCAGCGGCTCGCCGACGAGGTGCTGGAGCGCATCAAGGGCGTGATCCCCGTGACGCCGGTGGCGCTCGCCTCCGCTGCGCTGCTCTCCTTCGAGCGCGACACGGTCCCGCTCACCGACGTGCTCGAGCGGATGCAGGACTACCGCGACCACCTCCTCGAGACGAACTCCAAGGTGGTACGCGCCGACCGCGAGATCGCCGAGACGTGGGAACGGGCGAGGCTGATGTTCCGCATGCGGCGAACCGTGCTCGTCGAAGGCGCCACCGTGGTCGTCATGCCCCGACAGCGGCCGCTCCTCGAGTACTACGCCAACTCGATCCGCCACTTCTTGCCGGCCCACCCACGGTCGGAAGGATTGATGACTCCCGCATTCGACACCGGTGAGATCGAGGTAGCGTACAAGCTGAAGCCCCCTCCTGCGCCTCCGGCGCGCGCCGGCTAG
- a CDS encoding M20/M25/M40 family metallo-hydrolase, with protein sequence MKSLFLSLAILATLASAARGQRAAPPEARVTAALRAHDISSRLHFLADDLLEGRGTGARGGEIAAQYIAAQFMGMGIEPAGDSGTYFHHVPIITLVPAPAFEVTGGAPARTLRYADEYVAWAERSERLVSASGELVFVGFGITAPEWQWDDYKGMDVRGKILVMLVNDPGLRDPSIFRGRILTYYGRWTYKLEEAARRGAAGVLLVHNDTMATYGWSTVRNSWTGDQVRLDRPPTSLSFAGWITQGALADLMRAKGLELGQLMNSAARRDFRPVATGIELRGTVRSAMRRTTTANVVGRLAGSDPALRDEVVMISSHYDHIGVAQQPVNGDSILNGALDNASGVATILAVADAFVRTGVRPRRSLLFVAVAAEEKGLLGSQALAERPPVPLALVAAVLNFDVANLFGATRDIAVLGGDQSSLGPVFDRAARGERLRVKVDQGSLLRGSFFRSDHFPLARAGVPALSWEHGNEYVGKPAGWGEEAWETFNRDRYHQVTDEILPWYTMEGALQQARVLVRVALAVGNATAQPVWNPSSEFRAAGERRAGPPTPFLLRHSTAAPRRHTAGSAATLAAR encoded by the coding sequence ATGAAGAGTCTTTTCTTGAGCCTGGCGATCCTGGCGACGCTCGCTTCAGCCGCGCGCGGCCAGCGCGCGGCGCCTCCCGAAGCGCGCGTCACCGCCGCGCTCCGTGCCCACGACATCAGCTCGCGGCTGCACTTCCTCGCCGACGACCTGCTGGAGGGACGCGGCACCGGCGCGCGGGGCGGGGAGATCGCCGCGCAGTACATCGCCGCGCAGTTCATGGGCATGGGAATCGAGCCGGCGGGAGACAGCGGCACGTACTTCCATCACGTCCCTATCATCACTCTGGTCCCCGCGCCCGCCTTCGAGGTGACGGGCGGTGCCCCCGCTCGGACCCTGCGCTACGCCGACGAGTACGTCGCGTGGGCGGAGCGCTCCGAGCGCCTGGTGAGCGCGAGCGGCGAGCTGGTATTCGTCGGCTTCGGCATCACCGCGCCCGAGTGGCAGTGGGACGACTACAAGGGCATGGACGTGCGGGGGAAGATCCTCGTCATGCTGGTCAACGATCCCGGACTCCGCGACCCGTCGATCTTCCGCGGGCGCATTCTAACGTACTACGGCCGCTGGACCTACAAGCTCGAGGAAGCCGCGCGGCGGGGCGCCGCCGGAGTGCTGCTCGTCCACAATGACACGATGGCCACCTACGGGTGGAGCACCGTGCGCAACTCGTGGACGGGGGATCAGGTCCGGCTCGACCGGCCTCCGACGTCGCTCTCGTTCGCGGGATGGATCACTCAGGGCGCCCTGGCCGATCTGATGCGCGCGAAGGGACTCGAGCTCGGGCAGCTGATGAATTCCGCTGCCCGGCGAGACTTCCGACCGGTCGCCACCGGCATCGAGCTGCGCGGTACCGTCCGCTCTGCGATGCGGCGCACCACCACCGCGAACGTTGTCGGGCGGCTGGCCGGGAGCGACCCTGCGCTCCGCGACGAAGTCGTAATGATCAGCTCGCACTATGACCACATCGGCGTCGCGCAACAGCCGGTGAACGGCGACTCGATCCTGAACGGCGCCTTGGACAACGCCTCGGGAGTGGCCACGATCCTCGCGGTGGCCGACGCGTTCGTCCGCACCGGTGTGAGACCGCGCCGCTCGCTCCTCTTCGTGGCCGTTGCCGCGGAGGAGAAGGGCCTCCTCGGTTCGCAGGCGCTCGCCGAGCGGCCACCGGTCCCGCTCGCCCTGGTCGCCGCGGTGCTCAACTTCGACGTAGCGAACCTGTTCGGCGCTACCCGCGACATCGCGGTCCTGGGCGGCGACCAGTCCAGCCTCGGTCCCGTCTTCGATCGCGCCGCGCGCGGCGAGCGACTACGCGTCAAGGTCGATCAGGGCTCGCTCCTCCGGGGGTCGTTCTTCCGGTCCGACCACTTCCCACTGGCACGCGCCGGCGTGCCCGCGCTCTCGTGGGAGCACGGCAACGAGTACGTGGGGAAGCCGGCAGGATGGGGCGAGGAGGCGTGGGAGACCTTCAACCGCGACCGCTACCACCAGGTGACCGACGAGATCCTGCCCTGGTACACGATGGAAGGGGCCTTGCAGCAGGCGCGAGTGCTGGTGCGCGTCGCATTGGCGGTCGGCAACGCCACGGCGCAGCCGGTCTGGAATCCCTCATCGGAGTTTCGCGCGGCCGGAGAACGGCGGGCGGGACCTCCAACGCCCTTCTTGCTTCGACACTCTACCGCGGCGCCGCGCCGGCATACGGCGGGTTCCGCGGCAACCCTGGCGGCACGGTGA